caattttctgatTATACCATTacgcaatattttcgtagaaatgtcattaatctggtagataaatttagagcaacaaagtgtacagaaaggaagaaaagtgtaatatggccaacaaagatgacagaagatgctagagaaaggatgcagcgaggtcctaataagtcggtcaagaagttagctgtagaaattggggtctCTTACGGAAGTggtcacaaaattctcaggaataaattaggttagtaatatgctgaataacgtagacattacataatgtatataacagCCTGAAgaattgagtttgtgaaaaaaaattgttactattctactgttttttgataataaactgtaaagtaatgaccaaattgaaaatcgtaatactatatttccctgtatcataaatggatacactactttactctcctcctatagctagtaaaatgatttgtttacatattgcactagcaactccaaactcctgtaatggaagggggtaacagtgtttccgagtataaccaggttaatgttaaacatgttggtaaaaataaagtgatgtccctgtataataaaactGTAATCATGTTTTCACgttctttttaattttctcaaaattatatacttttgttaaaatttaagaacTGGTTTCACCATTAATTGTTCAATGTTTGTTGTAAATATAGGGACTTTTATTGTTTCAGCTGTACTAGAAAGAGCAGAGGAGTGGACAGTTGCACAGGTATTGAGGAAGGTACTGATATTTTCAGTTCCTCCGAGTTGCAGCTATCTAGATATAACACTTGTAATGAATCACATTATGGGAACAGATATTCACAGAGTAGTGACTTTGCTGAACCAGCagtgaaatgtaatgaaactgtGACACATACTGATACACAGGGAAGAAGTTATAAATGTGATATCTGCGGGGAATTTTTTAGACGAAGAGAAGAATTTATTGCTCACGCACGGATTCATGGACTGAAAAAGTCTttcaaatgtgaaatgtgtggtaAAGGATTTTCTACAAAAAATACGTATGTCACTCATATACGAATTCACACTGGAGAAAAACCATTCTCTTGTGAAATCTGTGGAAAACTATTTCGTGACAGCGGAAATCTTACAGTCCATTTACGATTTCATTCTGGAGAAAAACGCTATGAGTGTAAGTTTtgcaaaaaacaattttatagaaCGACGGAGCTTCTAAGGCATGAACGAATTCATACGGGTGAAAAACCTTACAAATGTAACTTTTGTGGGAAAGGGTTTGCGGAAGTTGGAAATCTTACAACTCACATGCGAGTACATACTGGTGAAAAGCCTTACAATTGTGAAACATGTGGGAAAGGATTTTCTAAACGTGGAAATCTACTTACTCATGTAAGAATTCACTCAGGGGAAAAACCTTTTAGATGCCCAATTTGTGGTAAGCACTTTTCTCAATATGGTCATCTCTCGGCTCATATGCGCATTCACACAAGATGAGGCACCTTAAGGTGCATCTAAATGCAATGAATCTGGGGACAATATTGAATGAATCAAGTTGTAAATGAACAATTAAGATGTGTCCATTTATGAAAGACTAAAGAGAAAGGGAATTACTGGTCGACGAAAGGCACTCTTTTCTTAAACTTTTTAACGGAATTATTATTGatctttatttacattttaattcttGTATATGATggatatacaggctgtttcaaaaatgATGATAAAAAATTTAGGGTTGAAAAGTAAAAAAGATCCAGTAAACGTGGGTcgaaaattaaccgtttacgagataattttttgtttttgccGGTTTGGGCCAGCAGTGAACTGAGAGCCTGGATACGGTAAAGCAGCAAGATTCGCGCTTCGTATGTATGCCACATTCTCCCCATCCCATATCCTTTTAAGTGTGAGACGATATCTAAACATGATATGGTGAAtagtggataggtagaggagaaTCTATACCTACATCACCAGATTTAAATCGTTTGGATGTTTGTGTATGGGATTATGCAAAAagcctagtttacacaacagaTATCACCAAATCTGAATAATTGCAGCATCAGATTGGAGATACCTTCCAATGTATGAAGTATAGCCCAGGATTGCTCGAGCGCATTCTTGGGTCTTTGTGGAGAAGATGCATTCAGGTGCATGGACAGCATTTTGAACaactgctgtaaaattcttcagttaacttgttcatactgtactgtactttgtttATCTACAAACTtcacttattaaaaaaaaaaagcttcttttATATGTCGTCAATCACATTTCTATGCTGTTGAAgcgaaaattatgaattttactgtcttgtgattgataaattaaataacattttcactgcttttgttggaattagtacttaCTATTCAGCTGGCCTCAAACAGCACAAAATGGCATTGTCTCGTAAACAGTTAATTTGCTGACCCATGTTTACTGATCTCCTTTggttctcttcgtttttacttctcatccctaaatttttgaccatcacttttgtAACATTCTGTATACAGTATAACACAACACTGAGGGAAATTTACCATGAATAAGGTGAACTGTGTATGCTGGCTCAGACTCGTCTGTATTGTTTCATGCGTGCAGTTACGGGCATGTCCTATCCTTCCGACTATGTCATAGCAGCACTATTACATTGGTAAGTGAAGAGGAAAGGGAACCGAGCCTTGCTGATAGGAGCAAGTCCTAAGACAACTCGCTTGGGATCTAGTCTTCTGCTAGGAAGTTCACCTAATATGTGAAGTCAGGGTTTGCTGGCTAGCTCCGATGTTCTTGAGTAGTAACATGTATATTTGATTTGTCAGATTGGGACCAGCTCAGGGGTAAAGTATGGAAATATATTGTAAAGCCCAGTTCCCACAGTACTTGTTTCCTTGCTGGCCAGCAAGTTTAGTGCTCTGATTGGTACGCTGATGGCTCCCATGTGCAGTACTATGCTGGTTACTGTTCACCCACAgtattttcacagttcaaattggaaaatcatctgctgtttcatctgttgccgaCACTCATgatgaaaaagaaactaaaccttgagtggaaaacaactgaagtcctacattaacaataataaatgttGTAATAAGGTAATTAAACCAGAAGTGTAAAACAgccaaagtccgatatttaattacttttttttcttagAAACTAAGGAATACAGAAAAAACAGATTCAGtttgaaaacaacgaacatggcgacatggtttcagcggTGATACTGTatcatcatctttggttccagccaAAAATAGCAAGCAACCTAATCTCGAAATCCAGCATGATAGCCACTGAAGCAGCCATCAGAGCGCATTATTTCCGGCAAGTAAGCACGCAGAGCAACTGTCAGCGCTCCCAGCTTGgcatccatcacagaaacaagcaCCATGGGAACCGGGTTTAACTTAGCGGAATGGCTTTTCATCTCGTTCACTGGTTTGATATAATGAATAATTGTAAAGTACTGTACAGAATTGTATTTTCTACTTCTTAGAAGCCAGTATTATAATTTCTAGCTTCTGTACTTGAGAACTGTTGTGTATGAATTCTAGAAGGTTCTGTGCTGATTATatgtaggtccacacctgtggagtaacggtcagcgcgtctggccgcgaaagcaggtggcaagttacctggttgaggttttttctggggttttccctcaacccaatacgagcaaatgctgggtaactttcggtgctggaccccggactcttttcaccggcattatcacgttcatatcattcagacgctaaataacctagatgttgatacagcgtcgtaaaataacccaataaaaattaaaaaaaaaaaaaattacgaatatAGTCCTTGTTAGTTCTGAtcattttctgttatttattatcCACTTAATCACTGCAttactattgtatattatatgtatattcatttgtatttattattaaattatatttaattacttagtAACTTATATTCAGCTTTGGTTTGTCTTGTCATTTTCACTGCACCTTATTGATCAAATCCTCATACACCTTTAACACCTGATGACGTAGACGTATTCCAATACGCACTGGTGCACATGTAGTGTCTCAAAGGTTAGAGATGTGATTAATTTCTTTGATTCATTATATAAAGAAATCTGGGACATCCGAAGACACGCTGGTGTGTCCAGCCATTTGAGGCATAACAGGCCTTGCTTGCAGTAAAGAAGAAGAattcattatataaaaattcaGTCTCTAATACACTAACCTGCCTTCTTCTTTGCATAcagtcagggtgcgaattaagatttctaatgAGGGAGGGGATAGAAtactagatagagaataccacccataaaattattattattatcctcattcgatacgtctcaacgcttggtcgcactgtgttgcttgtcttgcatcttgatcttAATAATAGTTAtatccagtgctgtcatggaggccatatggGGTCATACATTGTATGGgaatctacaatttttttaattaatcgtatggggaaaagaaaattttgtctgtatggagccatatagcatatgggtgcctaagttttgtatgcGGAAATCTGTACAGATTTTAGATTGTCTCTTGCTGtttctaatgtattttgtttgatgttcataaacaaaaattgtccatctCTGCAGCACtagaatccagaattatataaaaaaatggttgaaaaataagaagtgctgcaaatacacactccaggattcatcgagacaagtgtgcatctcaGTAGCGGACgctgggtttgaaagttgaggaagccaagacgtgaatgatgagaatatacaaatataaggcctgtgacatacctcattaccaagcgcagaatttatagattttaagaaattaaaattaggttttccaatttatgttttaggattttaaatcttatgtttaggaatttacatgattttagggaaaaaaataaatataaacaacatactgttaatatattacaacggctttgtaaagattgccactctttgggacactttaagtcctaacctacgaattaggtctttttaggtcatattacatttaagaatgttactctttgctacataaaacgaacaagaaaaacaatatttcgagagtaacgagatagcaaaaaatttgattcgaacctaagaatccggggcttgctgattactattacatagcctaattttacagcaaattaactggacgttcctctttcttcgcaaaccgatcaaataggccacaacatactgaataactgctactagaagaagctagagacaaatctgcatttgtttctaaactctcgatatatttaaaatactgtataagtgaaTACATCtcataacacaaaagaataaaataacaagaacacctgcaaacaagagaaaatctaacaacataaatgaaaacttttacgcagggagagaaaactaacaacacgtgactcaattttctaaaaccaagaagagagaaagagagaaagcttcTGAATACAGCCGAAACCGGCCTTGACTatttgtcagcggtgggtagtacgtctccaaatcggctcccttcgcgcgttctagtcaagtttaaacactcttctaaccagctatcttattggttgaactgctgttgtcatggttaccggggagtagcgtcatgtagccgactcctctctcccgctctcacatagacactgcaggctgctagatgtcgactatacaggttacagcgctgttttttttcagtacgaattatttgtactatgtacagtatagcgagcgggcatcaccaacagaatgtggtcgactttacataacttacatcttagtcgtagtgaataataaaattaatataaaaggaaaaatgttcgtcatttgctgtaacttgtctgtgatcttaattcagctgaaattattactgccatattgtgttctggtaaaatattaggggaggctcggcctccATTGCCttccctgaaaatccgccgctggtgcatctacggtggtgctacatggtgtattctttaaatcaggcttgtacaattattaaaatgtaaagcaaaacaatttctttatttcttttttaacattaaaaaatcattaaatgattggagagatagagagagaagagtaaaatatatttcaagggagaaaacaagggatggggtgtatggccaagaaaaaaattaccattacAGCACTGATTATATCCacgagcaggcttaagataagatgtgtaattcctaagttattgattgttgccagtgtgccggtgatgataatacatcaatattattatctttgcttactttatactgtactttttaaagtatactcgaattaaaacaattatattttgtaagagGGGGGGTAGAAGTTATCCCTTGCaggaatgttaatatgaatttatgaggaggataactttccaacggggggggggggggattgcaCCCTGCTGATGTTTAAGTCTTTGTTAAGCCAGTGACATTTGTAGTGGACAAATTGCAGTTGGGGACTTTTTCTGAGTTCTCTTTTTATCCATGCTAGGCATCATCACCATCTTTCCATTAATTATTCATTACCGTACATTCTTCAATCACCAGATAGCAACACTCAGAGGGCTCTCATCTAATCTCGAGTAGGTTTGCTTGCTAAAAACCTGAATATTCAATTAACCTTATTGCAGTTAGCTGACGTGCGTTGGGAATGCATCTAGATGAAATGTGCGAGCGACAGGTCTACTAAGTCGCAGTGCAGGTACCACCCCTCAAGCAGTAGCTAAGTCTTTGTTgttttttatgttattatattaaaCACGTTATGCAGCGACCTTCATATTTATATGCGCGAGTTCTGTTGGAATAAGCGGAGTATGACAATGAATAATAACTGATTCTGtaggcaatttttttaattggtgacCCCCTATCTACCTCAGTTTTTTTGTCTACGCTACTTTCAACCGCAAACTGGCTACGGGACCTATACAAACACGGAAACTTTCTTTCATATTTCGATTTCATTGCAATAGGATAGCTGAAGATTCAATGTAATGccattgtaagaaaatgaattgagTTGCCTGAATTCATGAAATACGGTCTTGAGGTCGTCGGTAGTTCATAAAAAAAATCGTGACAAGTCACAGCATATTTGATTACATATTGTCGTTCTATTTCTATGTGTGTCATCGCAAATAACGGAAAGAGTTATGTGTCACGTAGACATAAATGTTGTGTTAACAATTTCATAACAATGTCATCAAATATTTATGAATTATATAACGTGAATTGTTGAACATTTTATATATTGTTTAGGTGTGATATTCAGAAACCTattttattgaaagtcatatagTTTCACGTAATGTATGGATATTGTATTTATACTGGATATCGTTAAGTAAATAACTTCGTAAAAGCAGCGAGATAAATTTTTGTGGTGTATTATGAACATGTAAAGTGATATATTTTGAACATGTAAAGCGCGTACATGAACATGAGAAGACTAGcccttgtaattttattatttctcttcatGGAATTCTATCATTCATAAAACGGTGAGTGACCTATTAATTTTAACTTGATTAGACATTTTCTTTATCTTTGTGCAGATTTATTATCAGAACAGAAGACTTTGATATATATCGGGGAAAGTAGAAAGGGCGGcacttatactttttttttctcgaaagatGGGACATTACAGTTAAGCGGCCGTACTTGGAACTACGTACAACACTACTTTACCAAAGTGGACGACCACGCGCTCAGCTGATGTAAGGTTCTACTGACATTAGATGGTCGacgttaaaaaattaatattgaccGTTGACACGAAG
This sequence is a window from Periplaneta americana isolate PAMFEO1 chromosome 2, P.americana_PAMFEO1_priV1, whole genome shotgun sequence. Protein-coding genes within it:
- the LOC138693198 gene encoding zinc finger protein 239-like is translated as MEGVMDIVKVETDCLESTSWSGLSYDVKQEIDPLSVMKWEAEDEPTMKTEGNSSFSVISSQQILVKRDENNEKYRVTSVSMKTDIDEDTALLGCTRKSRGVDSCTGIEEGTDIFSSSELQLSRYNTCNESHYGNRYSQSSDFAEPAVKCNETVTHTDTQGRSYKCDICGEFFRRREEFIAHARIHGLKKSFKCEMCGKGFSTKNTYVTHIRIHTGEKPFSCEICGKLFRDSGNLTVHLRFHSGEKRYECKFCKKQFYRTTELLRHERIHTGEKPYKCNFCGKGFAEVGNLTTHMRVHTGEKPYNCETCGKGFSKRGNLLTHVRIHSGEKPFRCPICGKHFSQYGHLSAHMRIHTR